TTAGACCGTACCACTGCCACCCTCCCTCAATAGGTTTCGGATCTTTCCCGGCGGCAATGAGCAAACGAAGAATCGGCTGAATGCATTCGACTTTACAGCCCGTTCTTGCCCCAACTGTCCTTGAGACCTCTTCAGGGGACGAGGCCCCGTGAAGAATCGCCGCAGCAACCTCCTCCGCCCTTGTCCCCGTGCAGAAACATACGACCTGCTCAGGGTGCAGCCTCGCTTTCAGGCATAGCTCCTTGATCTTGATTCTGTCGACTGATTCGACATCAATTGCCAAAACCCTCGGATGGCTAAGATCTTTCAAGCTGACAGCTCTAAACCGGCATCTTTCAGAGCATGCGCCACAACCAACGCATGTGTCCAAATCGACTTG
This genomic window from Methanomassiliicoccales archaeon contains:
- a CDS encoding 4Fe-4S binding protein, translating into MRVVNMYAEVDASKCTGCQTCEKVCPTLSIRVTKIDGKKKAQVDLDTCVGCGACSERCRFRAVSLKDLSHPRVLAIDVESVDRIKIKELCLKARLHPEQVVCFCTGTRAEEVAAAILHGASSPEEVSRTVGARTGCKVECIQPILRLLIAAGKDPKPIEGGWQWYGLTPTLWDIPEEVIKEYSSRGFYFEEDKAIFRKLLDLAEKGGE